One Vespula pensylvanica isolate Volc-1 chromosome 14, ASM1446617v1, whole genome shotgun sequence genomic window carries:
- the LOC122634129 gene encoding DNA-binding protein RFX2 isoform X4: protein MMSSYTVFSIKHSPYIKDSSLQKQGGCGGGDTVGAEGSLASIAMTTTGAQYALTASTGANGSGGNSTTVGVEPKPSVVVVTTSSSSGGANVAQTQSTRGQQLITVVTSPDPSSPSNLQPIQLLVQDQLETAADSSNGSTGTPAHVTAQVVVNTTHSGQHTFVDSDAASTSAGTIVSGSPHYITVTDTSDSPSYASLTTTVVSGEAEAVGSESVSHPTYVQYVEGDGSTYIPANSQMTYPVYAVGEAGAMYTPASSQYYTPASTPVTYAQVTAQGSNTTTGQLLSQGNGTYLIQQSVVDGDPTTHTLISAAAAAARASPQTENAEAVVSGGGGAYLITGNSGSAAVTVEEAAAAAANMTHATRVSQATVHWLLENYETADGVSLPRSTLYNHYLRHCSENKLDPVNAASFGKLIRSVFLGLRTRRLGTRGNSKYHYYGIRVKPSSPLVMLNEDGTSRQQQTTNSQTKRFKFVNQKPDQAYESNTHSNTNISSNTSPPQYHQYLGEASGAIPEFPEILVGHGSSLPEDCTLEDIDTFRSIYREHCEAFLDAVLNFEFATVESLWREFWRSQDNNNGDECEEEKYLSKTKLYQMCKCSEVQDFIRKVDYTFYQNLVEVLMPNVLRPIPSSLTQSIRNFAKGLESWLISAMADCPEEMTQIKLTAVSAFAQTLRRYTSLNHLAQAARAVLQNSSQINQMLADLNRVDFHNVQEQASWVCQCDYGMVQRLEADFKVTLQQQNSLEDWAIWLKSVVTQVLKPFEEKPTFAKAARQFLLKWSFYSSMVIRDLTLRSAASFGSFHLIRLLYDEYMFYLIEHQVAIATGTTPIAVMGDKSQNCPIINNFGATSNGDTSNTSQPKRIKLS from the exons ATGATGAGTTCGTATACGGTTTTCTCTATTAAACATTCTCCCTATATAAAAG ATTCATCTCTTCAGAAGCAGGGAGgttgtggtggtggtgatacGGTGGGTGCAGAGGGAAGTCTAGCATCAATTGCCATGACTACGACAGGAGCCCAGTATGCCCTCACAGCATCCACCGGAGCTAACGGCAGTGGGGGTAATTCTACTACAGTAGGGGTGGAGCCTAAACCAAGCGTTGTTGTCGTGACTACTTCCAGTTCTAGTGGTGGTGCTAATGTAGCTCAAACTCAATCTACCAGAGGCCAACAGCTTATCACTGTAGTTACTAGTCCTGATCCTTCAAGTCCAAGTAATTTACAGCCAATTCAG tTGTTGGTTCAGGATCAACTTGAAACAGCTGCAGATTCTTCCAATGGCTCAACAGGTACCCCAGCACATGTTACAGCACAAGTAGTGGTCAATACTACTCACTCTGGTCAGCATACATTTGTTGATAGTGACGCTGCATCCACATCTGCTGGCACTATTGTTAGTGGTTCTCCTCATTATATAACAGTTACAG ACACCAGTGATTCACCATCCTACGCATCCCTCACAACGACAGTAG TATCTGGGGAAGCAGAAGCAGTGGGGTCCGAATCAGTGTCCCATCCAACCTATGTTCAATATGTTGAGGGGGATGGTTCTACGTATATACCGGCGAATAGTcagat GACATATCCAGTATATGCCGTAGGAGAGGCTGGTGCAATGTATACACCTGCCTCAAGTCAATATTATACTCCAGCCTCAACACCAGTAACATATGCACAg gtTACAGCACAAGGATCAAATACTACTACTGGACAGTTATTATCTCAGGGCAATGGCACTTACTTAATCCAGCAAAGTGTTGTAGATGGTGATCCAACAACACATACACTCATATCTGCTGCAGCTGCTGCTGCTCGAGCTAGTCCACAAACTGAAAATGcg GAGGCTGTGGTTAGCGGGGGTGGCGGGGCATACTTGATCACTGGTAATTCAGGAAGTGCTGCTGTTACCGTGGAAGAAGCAGCAGCTGCAGCAGCAAATATGACGCATGCCACTAGGGTCTCTCAAGCCACA GTACATTGGTTATTGGAGAATTATGAAACTGCAGATGGTGTCTCTCTTCCAAGATCTACactttataatcattatttacgCCATTGTTCTGAAAACAAACTAGATCCAGTAAATGCTGCAAGTTTTGGAAAACTGATAAGATCCGTGTTCTTGGGCTTAAGAACAAGACGGTTAGGTACACG AGGGAACTCTAAATATCACTACTACGGAATTCGTGTTAAACCTAGCTCCCCTTTGGTCATGCTGAATGAAGATGGTACATCACGTCAACAACAAACTACAAATTCTCAAACTAAACgatttaaatttgttaatcaGAAACCAGATCAAGCATATGAAAGCAATACACAttcaaatacaaatatttcttctaatacCTCTCCGCCACAATATCATCAGTATCTTGGCGAAGCAAGTGGTGCAATACCTGAATTTCCAGAAATACTTGTTGGACATGGTTCCTCTTTACCTGAAGACTGTACATTGGAAGATATAGATACTTTTCGTAGTATATACAGAGAACATTGTGAGGCATTTTTAGATGCTGttttaaattttgaatttgCAACTGTTGAAAGTCTGTGGAGAGAATTTTGGCGTAGtcaggataataataatggtgatgagtgtgaagaagaaaaatatttatcaaa GACcaaattatatcaaatgtGTAAGTGCTCTGAAGTCCAAGATTTTATCAGAAAAGtagattatacattttatcaaAACTTAGTGGAAGTATTAATGCCAAATGTACTAAGACCAATACCAA gTTCACTAACGCAATCTATTCGAAATTTTGCAAAAGGATTAGAATCATGGTTAATTTCTGCCATGGCTGATTGTCCTGAAGAAATGACCCAAATTaag TTAACAGCTGTCTCTGCCTTTGCTCAAACCTTAAGGCGATATACATCATTGAACCATCTTGCTCAAGCTGCACGAGCAGTACTCCAAAATTCTAGtcaaataaatcaaatgtTGGCTGATCTTAATCGAGTTGATTTCCATAATGTACAGGAAcag gCATCTTGGGTATGTCAATGTGATTATGGTATGGTGCAACGTTTGGAGGCAGATTTTAAAGTGACACTACAGCAACAAAACTCATTAGAAGATTGGGCAATTTGGCTAAAAAGTGTTGTAACGCAAGTACTCAAACCTTTTGAAGAAAAACCTACTTTTGCTAAAGCTGCGCGCCAGTTTTTACTCAAATGGTCTTTCTATAGCTCAATGGTTATTCGTGATCTCACTCTTAGAAGTGCTGCCAGCTTTGGTTCTTTTCATCTTATTAGATTGTTATATGAtgaatatatgttttatttaattgagCATCAAGTTGCTATAGCTACTGGAACAACACCTATTGCAGTAATGGGAGAT AAAAGTCAAAATTGtccaataattaataattttggagCAACATCTAATGGAG ATACATCTAATACAAGTCAACCTAAACGTATTAAGTTGAGCTAA